The DNA segment GTTGAAACTGCCTGAGTTGACAATGGCTGAAAGAGTCAACAACATTAAAAGGTCACAACGGTGCTCTTCTTTCGCCTTTGAATACACAATGATACCATCAATGCACATGCTGCACAATACGCCCGAATAAGATTTCAGATCGTCACTCATAATCTTCTGGAACCACCACGCAGGAGCATTGTTCCGACCAAGTGGTAGGCTTTCTCTggtaggcataggtcggcaaagaatgTGGAgctcgctcatgaaatatattttgcgattAGGGCTCAGAAGGAGTCAGACTCATCGAAGTTTCCCTCAACGAtaatcactcggactcaaactcaataaaattttcctcaagcgcactcactcggactcacaaagtcacggctcgatctgagtctgagtgtctGAGGAagttgactcatgagtgcgtCTGCCGACCTATGTTGGTAGGTATGCAAACAAGTGATAATTGGCTATAAAGGCGGTGGGCTTTTTCGTTTCTTCAGTCAGCAGGATCTGTCAAAACAGCCGGCAGAGGTCTGTTCGTGAAGAACAATGAAAACCACCAGTTTCGTCTATAATTTCGTCGATCCTCGGCATTGTGGCAAGGTATCAATTCTGTTTGACGATTAAGATCCCGGTAACCTGTACAGAGGCGGAATGTCCCATCTTCTAATGGAGCAGAAGGTATGGGAGAAGCAGAAATATGGATAATAGCTGCATCCAGCATTTCTTGCAACTCCTTTTTGAGCCACACCTTTCTATCTTTCGACATATTATAAGGAACTATGCGAACCACTGTTTTCTCAGCAAGCTCGAAGGAACCACATCAAGATTCATAGCCGGAGAACAGCTACCCATGCACGTAAGTTCTGGATACTTCCTTGTGATGTCCTCCTCCTGGAAAATGATCGCTGTATTCTAGAACGTACCTTCTCTCAGCGCTTCTCctcgacttgagaaagtcgattgGAGGATCGTCTCTAGGCAAAATAAGTAACTACATATCAGTGATAATTTGCAGGAATTCTTGAAAAACGCAGCGGCATTTTCAGTCGAGGGGCGGTACTGTGACGAACTCGATTGAGCGAAGGACGAAcatcgagtcgaggcttgtttgcgAACACGGGGATGAGTCTTGCCACGTTAAGTACCTTAGGAAGATCGTCTGTTCTTACGTTGTACAACACCCTTAGTTTGTCGTCCCAGTGGATGTTTATTGTAAGCGTCTTCATATCTTGGTAGGACAAAATCGTAGGTGACATCAGGAATGTCCAATACATTACTGGTAATGGAGTGCCTTTGAAATTCGATTGCTAGGCTTACCCACTCACTATGTGGGCTTATAGATCCATCGTAGGCTTAGACGCGCAATACCCTACCACGATCCAGACGACTGGCGTCCCCTCTACTTTTACTAATGATAGAGACGGAAGCCCCACTGTAAACAAGGGCTTTCATTTCAGTGGCATCTACCTTAACAGGGTCGTAAAGTAAGGTTCATGAGACCGGATGAAGTGTCTCGATGTAgcttttaatagcgaagctaCTTAGCAGATCACTCCTTCTAAGtagatcgcagaaaactatcaatatcttaacaggtatgtgccacagaaattgggtaaatgccactactcatcactggtccactaaaaataaacaaGGCAACAGAAGCGACGGCATACTCAATTAGAAAAGCTAGTGTACAGCTTGCGCCTGACCATACGCAGAAATAGGTCGTCCGAAGCTAACTCGCACCCTGAGGAAGAAGCCGCGACCCGAGAAGTGAGGCTTGCCGCGGCGCGAGAACGAAATCGACGGCGCCGAGCAGATCCGAAAGACGGGGTGAGGGAATTGGAACAGAAGAGACTGTGTCTGCTAAATCTGAAACACGGGGATCGCATGCTTGAAAAGCATGCTGGACGGCAAGATCCGGCCTACTGAGAAGCGGAGCGAGCGCGTGCTTCTACCGGCGGCGCCGACGCAAGGTTTCAGTGTGAGTTCCTTTCGTTGGAATCCGGTCATTCGTGTCAAGTCTGCAATCGTCTTTGATTCAATACTAACTTCTCTACTCCTCCAATGTGTGGTCAGCGGAGAAGCACGGCCATGGCTTGCGTGTGCTGCAGGAGCTCTTCTCGGATGATACTATCGAGCAGGGAAGACGTGCGGCCCTGCAGAACATGCCGCGAGACCATCCTTCGAGGGAGAGTGCCAAAATACTGCCTAGATAAAGCCGAGTTCAACCTCGTTACATTATTAAATAAGCATGacaccgatcagcttcgctgtgtataagctttgcgcggcttagtgcgagCATGCGatcaatatatattttttttgcttgGGTCTTGCCATGAAATGTACTTAGTTCATGTAGAAAGCTGCGTCATGTAATACTTATATTGGTCCCTCATCATTATCCCTCAGATGGTCACTTTCAAGAGAATCGTTCTTACGCGGAGATGCGGGATTGTCATCATACTTGTGCAGATACTGAGcttcagaaggacgttttgctgggcgagttagtaatattccattattaaacgtagcgcaaaacaacaggGACAAAGTAAAGTGGTAACATAAACAGCACAGAATATGCGCTGTGTATGGTACCActtctgcgctgtgtatgttacttTACGTtgtccgtgttgttttgcgctacgtaAACAATAGCAATGCTTATTTCGCGAAGATAGCAACTCGGTAAACAAGCTCAGGATTccattattaaacgtagcgcaaaacaacacggacaaagtaaagtggtaacatacacagcgcagaatatgcgctgtgtatgttaccacttctgcgctgtgtatgttaccactttactttgtccgtgttgttttgcgctacgtttaataatggAATCCTGAGCTTGTTTACCGAGTTGCTATCCTAACGAAATAGACATTGCCATTGTATACTGTGGCCTGTACACATCGCAGAAGGTCACGGAATATTCTCGGATCATTGAACTGTATTTGTCTGCGGATGTCAATGCAAAAGCCTTGTGTTACCAAAGCTACAGGTGCACATGATGGGAGCTTCGGTTCTACAGAATGCAAAAAGCGGCGCTTCTGAAGACAGTACTGAGCAAAGTGCCAGACTAGAATTCTTGCGCAATGTTCGTCTCCCCGATAATATATCTGTAAATCATTAGGGAATAGTGCATTTCTAGGGCTCCTTCATGACATCCGAAATTACATGGCATGGCCATGAAGAGACATGCCATGAAGCTGACGTGCCATTTTTATGTCATCcgaaggaaaatgaaaaaaaaatgaaggaacatAAAGGAAACGTAGGCTGCTTCATGTCATCTGAAGAGCAGTACACGGTGATGTGATCATACAGCTAACAAGAAACAAGTTAATGACGTTCTTTTGCACGTTAGCCAAAGTTACATTAAACAGCCAAGTAAATAATATGAGGCgatttacgttccaaaaccacgacatgattatgagagacaccgcagtggagggctccggaaatttcgagcatctggtgttctttaacgtgcactgacatcgcacagcatgCAGGCCTCTCACATTTCGAAattcgaccgtcgcggccgggatcgaacccgcgaccttcgggtcagcagccaataTACGCCCATAGTCCTGGCATTACCTTCACTCTATATAATTTTTGACCTACAATATCGCTTTTCTCTGGAAGTATTTGTTGCGATCCTTTTAGTAGATAGTCCAGTACAACCAAGGAAACCACCCCAATTTCTTTGTGGTGATCCTTGTGTAAGTATGTGTTTTTGTTGTATAAGGTCTACGAATGCCTCGCTGCGGAACTTTAGATATGTAGGCTCATCAAGATGCCATTACCAGCTTTTACCTGCTTTTACCTACAACTATTCCATCTGTGTTGTAAGACGCGAAAAGAAAATTGAATTGAGTTTCCTCCTTACCTCTCTTGAGGTAACCACAATAATCTTTTCAAGTAGGTAGACATCTGTACCTTTCCTATCAAcacacttctctctctcttactgaCGCCTGCTTGTGATTGTACCTCGGGGGCGAACGAAGAGCGGGGGAACCGTACGCCTCAGCCTGCGGTGCCGGTGCGCGCGACGTTCGTGAGGTGAGTATCGGTGGACGAGCAACTCGGCCACAAGGACGAGAATGCTGGCGAGGCAAAAGGCTGCGTACAGGTAGAACACGGATGCCAGGTCTTCAAGCTTCAGTTGTTCACCCTCCTCCACGACGCGGCACCGATCCAGCGAAGGAAGGCGTGTGTCGTACAAGTGCCGAACAAGGCCGCTCTCCCCAATGGCCGTGGCACTGGTCAGAAAATGGAAAGATACACATTGGTGGAATATTTTTCTCAACACTAAAGTGAATTAAACGATAGGATAGATGCGAATCACTCATCGAAATGGGAGACCGCGGAAACATAGAAtatgaaaagaaaataataaacgaGTTTAACTTATTAAAATTCAGCCTGGTGAATCCCTGAATGCAGAGGACGTGTGGCACGTGCGTCCTGTCGCCGTGCGCGCGCTGTGGGGAGGGCGGTAACGATTTTGGCACTTGAGAAATATTTGAAGTCGTCAACTTCGGGACTGCGGACGAGTTACAAATTCCCCATCATTAACATGCCTTGTTCCCAATGATCTCAAAACCATCCTGTCATGCCCGAGCCAGCTCCATTTTATGCCTCCAAAATCCTTAATTTCTTCGCTCTATTTAACTCTTTGACATCCTCGGCCGTGCTTCCCATTTCTTGGTATTCATTCCGATGTCCTAACTTATGATCTGTTATCTCTCCTTCCCATGACGTCACCGGCGCAGCCAGGTTAATTTTGTTTTTGTCTGAATATCTGCTAGGATATAGGTTACCCCTCTTTGTTCCTTAATTCACGCTGCTGTCTTTTTATCCCTCGGAACTACGTCTATCGTTTTTTCGTTCCATTGTACGTGGGGTGGTCGTTGCCTGCTCCTCGAGTCTTCTTTAGGCACGAatcaccttatgcgctcgggctgtcggcgtctcctgtcgtcgtagcccatCACGCTTAAGCAaatggcaaataagacggcgcgttggctcgggaaaagctctgtttctgcaatGGGCACTGTTTGCCATGGGCGCTTGACGCTGTCGGTAGTAATGAGAGGACGATGCCCTCTCActgctattgacgtgtccctatgaGAAACACCGGTGCTTGGCACCAACCCAGATTTCACGTTAATGGAGATGttttgtatagtgtagtatataTCAAGCGGTGGGAaaatgaagtgagggtgaggaggggggtaAAGCCACCAGTTCCGTCGCTTTCTTAATCTTTGTACTGCTTGTGCGTAGCTGCCGCAGTTTTTGTTTCGTATTTTCTATGTTTCTGTCACGTGTATTATAACACCCAAATGCAGTGGTTGTGCGCTTACCACTTTGGTGCCTGTGGCCAGTGATAAGTTGCGCATGTTTACCGTACGCGCACCACCCCATCTTTGACCTTCGGTTAATTTCCTTTCCCCGAGCAGGCTCCCTCGTTATATTTGCCTTAGATAGACACGCCCTTCTACTGATTCAAGGTTCTGAATAACAGAATCACGTTGTTCGTTGTTAGTGTAAACAAATTACCCTACTTCAGCTTTTGTCATACCACATTTGGCGCCTGAGCAAATATTTAAAATATCCCGAGCCACAACTTAACCCACTGCAAACTGTTCGCAATTCCATGTATTTAGCGCTTTATAACTTGTGTAGAAAATGCACAGAAATTGGTCATTTTTAGCGACTTGCAAGCCCCTGTCGCACTGCTACTCAGTAATCAGGTTGTTTAAACTTTATGTAATTGTGTGTGACTCTCGACGAGAAGGCAAAGGCAAGCGTAACGAACCCAGTAATCGCATTTCAATGGATACCAGGACAGCGCAACAATCCTGGTAACACTGCAGCCCACGCAGCTGCGAATCAGACGCAAGAAAACGTAGAAAGGAGAAATCTTCCTCCTGAGGCAGATATCCTGTCATCTCACCAAAGACAAATGGTTCGATCAACAGTCTAAAAGTACGAACCTATATTTAATATACATCTGCAAAACACTATCCATTCCATAAGATCGGAGTGAAAATTTGAGTGAGTTTGTGAATAACTTTATGTAGTTCCGGCAGGTTTCCGGGCTGGTTTCCCGCCTAGGAGCCGGCAGAGAGACCGCacctctcagcagcttccttggcctgctggatcgcccagagttgattgtctagtcctaagctgagcagcgcggcccgccaacgcatcCGAAGGTCCTCTTTAGAGGCCGCGTCCCTAGTTTTGTGAATTAGTAACATTGAAACATTAGTTCACCGCATGCTGCTTAATACATCACTTACGCGACACTTTCTATACAGGATAACGCGTGCCTCTAGTCCTCAGTACTCTTGTCGCTACCCACATGAAAGTGTACATCATCTACTCCTGAAGTGCGAGAAATATGATTCAGCACGAAAGGTATTACGAGCAAGTTTGTTACTTTTAAAAAGAAGACCATTCACTGTAAATAAATACCAAGTCCATGGCCAACAGCGGGCCTTCAGAAGGGAGCccttgtcgccttcaagaagtttctcgATGAAACGAATATTTCATGGAAATATTCAGGACCACTTTATATACTGAAAGCTAAATGAGTAACGCTTATATTGGTATATGTTCAGAATTGTATATTGTTGGGATCGTGTGTTTGACGTTATGTGCAATTATTTGTCTCAGCGTGTTTTCCCGGGTACATCAAGCCGTACATAATACCTGAGTTTCGATGTGTACATGTGAACTTATTTCACCTACCTGAACTTTTGCTCGACCACTTGTGACTCACGTACTGTACTTGCACATCTTGTGTTCTACTGCATGACATATAGTTCCCTTTTTTGTTATTATCTTGTATTGCACATTTCGTCATCTAGCTGAAAAAGAGTAGCCGGTGCCGCCATagaggcaccaacctctcctgtttatcgtttcaataaaaaaaaatattcttcctCTTTCACGCAAAGAAGTTCATCTGCTTCTGCGAGAAATATCCCATCGTTTCAGTGAAAACGAACGGTTCGATGAAGAATGCAAAAGTTCAGAGTTAATTTTATTACGGCCTTGTATAAAACTAGCAGTTGCATGATATCTAAGCGAAAAACACGGAACTTTTGAAAGATTAGTGCACCGCCAAAGGCTTGGCACAGCTTTTACGTGACATTTTTGTAGAGAATAAAAAGTGCGTCTACTCCACAACGTTTTTGTGACCACCCAGACGAAGATGAGCATCAACTCTTCCTTGAATGCGCGAAATACGACTCAACACGAAGTGTATCACAAACAAATCTGTTACTTTTAGGTGGAAGGCCATTCACTGTGAAGAAAACACTTGGTCCATTACCAACAGCGGGCTTTAAGAGAACAGCACTTGTCCCTTCCAAAAGTTCGATGAAACAAATATTTTATGAAAACGCTATAGTTAATTTTATCTCATAAGCTAAGTCAGTGACATAAATGTTAAGTGTTTGAAATTAAGTAATGTTGTTGTCGCCTTTTTCGTTACGCGCGATTATTTGTTATCCCTGTTTTGCGGCGCTTTACAAGCCGTGCGAATATTTGGCGTTCTACGTCTACATGTGAACTCATTTCGCTATACCTGAAATCGCTCTCAAATTTCTGTGACTCGTGAGTTCTTCGATTGTGACGTGTTTGCACAAGCGGTGTTCTACTGTATTACATATTttgcgccagtttcctctctttTACTGCATTTTATGTTGCGTTTGCTAAGCGAGAAAGAGTGGCCGGCGCCGCCATAATGGCGCCAACCTCTTCTGtgcatcatttcaataaaaaaaaaggagcctCACATTCTCTTGATGCGCTTTCGGAGGGTCTCGTCCATTTGACGGTTCATGTAGCTCGTGAAAATCAGGGTGTACAAGACCTCTGTTCCGTAGTAGAATTCTCCGGGTTCACCTTGTGCACAATATTTGCCAGCCTGGAAAGAGGCAGAGAGGGCAGCACGTAGGTTGGAGCTAGATTCGAGTATGAAGAGTTCCGACTGCCAATCCCTCGGAATGTTATCCAGCCCCACTCGAGCGGCACTGGCTAAAACTCccagcggcgctgactaacgatCCGCTCACACCGCCGGAAAAAGTgcctttttcgtccactttcttttcaATTTAGGTCACATATAATCATTACACTATAGTTAAAAACAACGAGTAATGTCTCCTATGCTTTCTCTGGTGTGTTTGTTGGTTTAGTTGACACGCCATTCGGGCAATTTATCTTATTTCCATCTATAAGGCAGACGTCAAAGCCCTCCTCTTaactgcaaaaaacaaaaaatcgcaATGATATCCTGGTATGCGTCGTGCATTCAGCTATGACTTGATTCTGAGAAGGGAACACTGCACCATGAGCAGATATGCATGCCCGGATTTTATGTGCAGGCAAGAAGCCGAAAGGAGCAGGGAGACGAGCGTTAACGAAAGTTGTATATGCTCGGCGAAGTGAACACGAGGAAGGAAACGAGTACGAGTGGAGATGAACTGAGAAGGAGATgcagcaaataaaacaaaattataTTCTTTGGTGAGGCTGGATTCAAACCCGGGTACCCGCGGTTCAAATAtaagcgtcataaccactcgacTAGAACaaacatttatgggaaccatatcaTTGCGTTGCTACGGGCGATAGAAcgagaaaaagatggagagaaagcgATGGGCAGAAAGAAAATTGAAAGACACAAGCAAAGAGGAACAAAtagcaagagagagaaaggggcctaaagaaagaagaagaaccaAATAGAAAGAGATATGAAGAAAGCATAGCGTAACCacgtatagtgtagtatagtaggCAAGGAGTTGGGGAAtgaaagtgaggttgaggaggagggaaaggaggagggtaaggccactagctccgctgtttccacagtcttcgcaccactagtgcgaaggtggcccgatttttttttttcaagaaaagacgaaACGTGTATCTTATTGTGCATGCTAATAACTGAAAGATAACAGCCTGGAGCGTTACAACGACTGTTAGGAAAACATAAATCTGAGTCAGAGTAACATGTCATgtcagaagttcaggggaacatggaggcttgaagacatgaaaaattcatgagCACGGCGTGTCGCAGCGACTACGCGTGTCCACAAATTTTTTCGAGTCATGTAGCATCCCTTATGATGACCGATGTCACTGTGCATATGTATGCGACAGCTGGTCGTGTTACGTGGAATATTCAAGAGGTCCTCCACCACTTTTTCAGGTAACCACCgattgacctcagtatcggagtttattgcctcactaaTCCATCACCCCCAAAAATTTACGAATACGTCAAGAAGTAGCGGAGTTACAGACATTTATCGAGCACTCTAAGCGCTTTCTATGTTATATACCACCAAGAACGTGTGGACAGTCCGTCGTGTGCGTCTTGTGGCTTCTGTTAATCACTTCAGcatcttattagatgcgaagtatcctatggcggagttcaatccggtggtggtggtggtgtgcggcgtgaccacccttactgcgcatgcgcataccctctccactcaccctctcccccctcACCACTTCCTCTCTCCACCTCCACactccacctctccacttcccctcccctttccctctccactttccttctgccctccccctttctactcttcctctgaaacgcgggctagacatgccgaagcgtcccctccccctctctctcctctcctacactgtcCCCCTCTctcacgcctgccgaccgcgttccccgctcgccctgtgagaattaacggccaggctagagggaagacaagacgcgcgtagcgttcctcttcgcgttccacgacgcgaggtcggtagcatgcccaaagaacgccaacggaacgcgatcgtgcaagtgctccggcttcgcatcgcctcacggtcccctttaacgggaaatggtgtaatttttttacactGTCCTGAACTCGTAACGCAGCGAGCATTGCTG comes from the Rhipicephalus sanguineus isolate Rsan-2018 chromosome 6, BIME_Rsan_1.4, whole genome shotgun sequence genome and includes:
- the LOC125759006 gene encoding uncharacterized protein LOC125759006; this translates as MNRQMDETLRKRIKRIATAIGESGLVRHLYDTRLPSLDRCRVVEEGEQLKLEDLASVFYLYAAFCLASILVLVAELLVHRYSPHERRAHRHRRLRRTVPPLFVRPRGTITSRRQ